The genomic stretch GTGATTGACTATACACAGTACCCAGATGCTGCAGGGCATTTCGGTATCCATGGCGGACGTTTTGTGTCAGAAACTCTAATGGCGGCATTAGAAGATTTAGAAAATCTCTATTCTCGCATGAAAAATGATGAACAGTTTCTGGCAGAATTCGACCGCGATCTCGCCTACTATGTTGGTCGTCCTAGTCCACTTTATTATGCTGAGCGATGGTCAAAAGAGTTAGGTGGTGCGCAAATTTACCTTAAACGTGAAGACTTGAACCATACAGGCTCACACAAGGTAAACAACACGATTGGTCAGGCATTACTTGCAAAGCTTTCTGGTAAAAAACGTATTATTGCCGAAACTGGTGCTGGGCAGCATGGTGTAGCAACAGCAACAATTGCAGCACGTTTAGGTCTTGAATGTGTTGTTTATATGGGTGCCGAAGACGTTAAGCGTCAAGCCATGAACGTTTATCGTATGCGTTTGTTGGGTGCTACAGTTGTTCCTGTACAAAGTGGCTCTAAAACGTTGAAAGACGCCATGAACGAAGCGATGCGTGACTGGGTAACTAATGTTGATACGACGTACTATGTGATTGGTACGGTTGCAGGCCCGCATCCATATCCTCAATTGGTTCGTGACTTCCAGTCGATTATTGGTCGTGAAGCACGTAAACAGATTTTGGAACAAGCAGGTCGTTTACCAGATGCATTAGTTGCCTGTGTAGGTGGCGGTTCAAATGCAATGGGCTTGTTCTATCCGTTTTTAAACGATGCCAATGTGAAAATGTATGGTGTTGAAGCAGCTGGTTTTGGTATTGAAACTGGTAAACACTCTGCGCCGTTAAATGCGGGTCATGTGGGTGTATTGCACGGTAACCGTACTTACTTAATGAGTGATGAACAAGGCCAGATTATTGAGACACATAGTATCTCGGCGGGCCTTGATTATCCGGGTGTTGGCCCTGAACATAGCTTCTTGAAAGATATGAAGCGCGTAGAATACGTGCCGATTAATGATACTGAGGCTCTACAAGGTTTCCGTGATTTAACCAAAATCGAAGGGATTATTCCTGCGCTTGAAAGCTCGCACGCGATGGCTTATGTCTCTAAGCTTGCACCGACGATGTCTAAAGATCAGATTATTATTGCGACTGTTTCAGGTCGTGGTGATAAAGATTTAATGACAGTTGCACGCATTGATGGCGTAGAAATGGTCGAGATGTAAGAGAAGTATAATGCCAAGCTTGTTTATGGTGATGTTAGGTGGGCGTCATGCACGCGCTAATACAGAAGTTCATGATGTAGTCATGGCTGTAGGAGATACTTTGGAAGAAGTTTATCCTCAACTTAAACAGGCTTGGTTTGGTGAGGCTCAAGGATTACATATTGATGCTTGGACCAAGCTCTCAGGAGTTAGCTCTCAAGGACAAAATTATCAAATTCACTTTACAGACGCTGCTCCACAACCAAATGATTTAAAATTATATTTAATTAATCTAGGTGGATATAATGCAAGTGAATTCGGTGAACTTCACCGTTATGAGTTTGTGGTTGCACCGAATGCGGTAGTTGCAAAACAATTAGGTAAACAATTTATAGATCGGCAGTGGCAAAAAGCACATACAGATCGAGTCATTGATATTGATGACTGTTTAGCGATAGATTATGTAGCAGGACGCTATATTCATTTAATAAAAGGTGATTTTGCTGAAACAATTTGGGAAAATACATATTTGACCGTGGTATAGGTCATTTGAAATCTAATATTCATATGGAAGTGGGTAAATGGATTTAATTCAAGAAAATGGACAGCCTCGTTACGGGCGTTTTGAATCTGTACCGTCAACCATTCACGTACAACATTATATTTATAAAACCCCTTATGGTAAGGTTCTTAAAGGCTGGCGTAAGCAATTAAAATATAAAAAATTTAAATTCTGCGGCATTCAACATAAACACTATAGTATTGGTCTGGCAATTGCAGATATCGGCTGGGTCGGTCATGGCTTTTTCTATATTTATGACCATGAAACAGGGCAAGTCATCGAGTGGAATGCCATTCAGCCTTTAGGTCATAAAACCTACCTTGATGAACAGCCCTTATTTAATCAAAGTTATTTTTCTAAATCTCCTTATCAGTTTGATATCCAGCATGCCAATGGTGTGCGATATATCCGAGTGACCAAATATGGTGAGATTCAACTCAGCGCTCGAATTTTTTGTGCCGGAACCGATATATTAAGCTTGTGTACACCGACAGGCATCAATGGGTGGACCTATACTCAAAAGCAGACCACGCTGGGTGTAGAAGGGATGTTTATTAATAAACAAAACCAAATCGTACAATTTGATGAAAAGACATTCGCATCCTTAGATGATACCTGCGGTTTTTTGCGACCTGAAACAGCTTGGTTTTGGCTTTCATGTAATTTTTGGGATGAGCAAGGGCGACGTATCGGTTTAAATTTAGCTTCTGGTGTTAATGAAAGCTTTGGTAACGAAAATTGCTTATGGATTAACGGAGTTTTATTTCCACTGACTGATATTTTATTTGAAAAAGTAAATGATGAGCTTTGGCAAATTAGCTCTCTAGATCAAAAGCTTAATCTACAAGTGCATATTGGGTGGTGTAGATACGAAAATATTAATTTAAGAATGATTGGCAGTCAGTTCAATCAGTGGCAAGCTAAAATTAGCGGCACGATTGAGCATGAGGCAACCGATATAATCAATTGCAAAGAAGAATACGGCTTACTAGAACAACATTATGCAAAATGGTAACAAGCAGGTTATAAACCTGCTTGCCAGAATGCCTCACCAGCCGCAATCGGATCATTGGTCTTTTCGAGTGTTTCAATCCAAACAGGATATTGACGAATGACCGGATGCTGACTTGGATGAAAGTCTTTTTTAAACCAATCTAAATATTGGCTTT from Acinetobacter pittii encodes the following:
- the trpB gene encoding tryptophan synthase subunit beta, with protein sequence MDQQNNVIDYTQYPDAAGHFGIHGGRFVSETLMAALEDLENLYSRMKNDEQFLAEFDRDLAYYVGRPSPLYYAERWSKELGGAQIYLKREDLNHTGSHKVNNTIGQALLAKLSGKKRIIAETGAGQHGVATATIAARLGLECVVYMGAEDVKRQAMNVYRMRLLGATVVPVQSGSKTLKDAMNEAMRDWVTNVDTTYYVIGTVAGPHPYPQLVRDFQSIIGREARKQILEQAGRLPDALVACVGGGSNAMGLFYPFLNDANVKMYGVEAAGFGIETGKHSAPLNAGHVGVLHGNRTYLMSDEQGQIIETHSISAGLDYPGVGPEHSFLKDMKRVEYVPINDTEALQGFRDLTKIEGIIPALESSHAMAYVSKLAPTMSKDQIIIATVSGRGDKDLMTVARIDGVEMVEM
- a CDS encoding DUF1543 domain-containing protein; the protein is MPSLFMVMLGGRHARANTEVHDVVMAVGDTLEEVYPQLKQAWFGEAQGLHIDAWTKLSGVSSQGQNYQIHFTDAAPQPNDLKLYLINLGGYNASEFGELHRYEFVVAPNAVVAKQLGKQFIDRQWQKAHTDRVIDIDDCLAIDYVAGRYIHLIKGDFAETIWENTYLTVV
- a CDS encoding DUF2804 domain-containing protein, coding for MDLIQENGQPRYGRFESVPSTIHVQHYIYKTPYGKVLKGWRKQLKYKKFKFCGIQHKHYSIGLAIADIGWVGHGFFYIYDHETGQVIEWNAIQPLGHKTYLDEQPLFNQSYFSKSPYQFDIQHANGVRYIRVTKYGEIQLSARIFCAGTDILSLCTPTGINGWTYTQKQTTLGVEGMFINKQNQIVQFDEKTFASLDDTCGFLRPETAWFWLSCNFWDEQGRRIGLNLASGVNESFGNENCLWINGVLFPLTDILFEKVNDELWQISSLDQKLNLQVHIGWCRYENINLRMIGSQFNQWQAKISGTIEHEATDIINCKEEYGLLEQHYAKW